The Erythrobacter sp. Alg231-14 genome has a segment encoding these proteins:
- a CDS encoding glutathione S-transferase N-terminal domain-containing protein: MTSAEPIRLVGAAGSPYTQKMVAVLRYRRIPYAVTRAIPAEHCDALGIDKPKPIFEPTFFFDEHGEKKAMCDSTPIIRKLEALYPQRFILPSDPALAFIDYLIEDFADEWCTKYMFHYRWHFEADADNAGLLLPLMLDVSLADDVLKPRAAWVKDRQVSRLHVVGSNDTTAPLIDASYRRFLGAMDLHLANQKFMLGGRPGAGDFGLFGQLSQLVGFDPTPRAIAHTLSPRAVAWVELLRDQSGLEPSEEDWIGLDQQPESLRGILNEIGRMYAPAQLANARAVEAGNEHWEAQIDGATWSQRTFPYQAKCLRWTIEHYHSLDHAARASVDTLLDGTGVEAMLVVK; the protein is encoded by the coding sequence ATGACAAGCGCTGAACCCATCCGCCTGGTAGGTGCAGCCGGGTCACCTTACACGCAGAAAATGGTGGCAGTGCTGCGCTATCGGCGAATTCCCTACGCCGTGACCCGCGCTATCCCCGCTGAGCATTGTGATGCGCTAGGCATCGATAAGCCCAAGCCAATTTTCGAGCCGACCTTCTTTTTTGACGAGCACGGCGAAAAAAAGGCGATGTGCGATTCCACACCTATCATTCGCAAGCTCGAAGCGCTCTATCCTCAGCGCTTCATTCTGCCCAGCGATCCAGCGCTCGCCTTCATTGACTATTTGATCGAAGACTTTGCCGACGAGTGGTGCACCAAATACATGTTCCACTATCGTTGGCACTTTGAAGCGGACGCGGACAATGCGGGTCTGTTGCTTCCACTTATGCTGGACGTCAGCCTTGCCGACGACGTGCTCAAGCCGAGGGCAGCCTGGGTCAAAGACCGGCAGGTGAGCCGACTTCATGTTGTCGGATCTAACGACACCACCGCGCCCTTGATAGACGCCAGCTACCGGCGCTTCCTCGGTGCCATGGATCTTCATCTTGCGAACCAGAAATTCATGTTGGGCGGCCGTCCAGGTGCAGGGGACTTCGGACTTTTCGGACAGCTCAGCCAGTTAGTGGGTTTTGATCCCACTCCCCGGGCCATCGCGCATACTCTCTCTCCACGCGCGGTGGCCTGGGTCGAACTCTTGCGCGATCAAAGCGGACTTGAACCTTCCGAAGAGGACTGGATCGGGCTGGACCAGCAACCGGAAAGCCTGCGTGGCATATTGAACGAGATCGGCCGGATGTATGCACCGGCCCAATTGGCCAATGCGCGCGCTGTTGAGGCCGGAAACGAGCATTGGGAAGCACAGATCGACGGCGCAACCTGGTCGCAGCGGACCTTCCCCTATCAAGCGAAGTGCCTGCGCTGGACAATCGAACACTATCACTCTCTCGACCACGCAGCTCGGGCCAGCGTTGACACCCTGCTGGATGGCACCGGCGTCGAGGCCATGCTGGTGGTCAAGTAA
- a CDS encoding AMP-binding protein, translated as MKLQDVLNEVVSELTEPGQPFELARAEVRGRKMKTWANAANSLRDIWLDTQHFAERDYLVFGEERWTYAQAHDQVARIANWLVSKGIGQHDRVAIAMRNYPEWMLSYWAIASIGAVAVGINAWWVAEELEYGLKDCDAKLLIGDAERLDRLSAIRERLPDLLVVKVRTEDNFDWATDWNDLLKVDPEMPVVTIDADDDVCIFYTSGTTGFPKGARLTHRGCANHLLTYQFVFASQSRAAAILNGVEPPDPSDANVPQPCAILATPLFHVTANNGLAHSLTANGGKLLHMFKWDAGEALRLIEQERVTSFSGVPTMARELVQHPDFSRCDLSSLSGIGGGGAAVPPDLIEKIDNVEHATTTIAPSTGYGLTESSGVVAAGSGPFLVAKPTSTGIALPVCEMKTIDNTGADLPTGEVGEICIFGAQVFKGYLNRPDATEETIVDGWLRTGDIGFIDADNYVHLVDRAKDMVLRGGENVYCSEVEAAIYRFPDVLECSVFSVPDERLGEEVGAAIFLGSKAEADVDELRSFLSTKIAAYKVPRYIWVMDTPLPRNANGKIVRRELQKTLVVDRAY; from the coding sequence ATGAAACTGCAAGACGTGCTCAACGAGGTCGTATCCGAACTCACCGAACCGGGACAGCCGTTTGAACTGGCCCGTGCAGAAGTCCGTGGCCGCAAGATGAAGACCTGGGCTAATGCAGCAAACTCGCTGCGTGATATCTGGCTGGATACACAGCACTTCGCTGAGCGTGACTATCTCGTCTTTGGGGAAGAACGCTGGACCTATGCCCAGGCGCACGACCAGGTCGCACGTATCGCCAATTGGCTTGTCTCCAAAGGTATCGGCCAACATGACCGGGTTGCCATTGCTATGCGAAATTATCCAGAATGGATGCTTAGCTACTGGGCAATTGCGTCAATCGGTGCAGTGGCGGTCGGGATCAACGCCTGGTGGGTCGCTGAAGAGCTGGAATATGGATTGAAAGACTGCGACGCCAAATTGCTCATTGGCGATGCGGAGCGGCTGGATCGCCTGAGTGCAATCCGCGAGCGCTTACCCGACCTCCTTGTCGTTAAGGTCCGGACTGAAGACAATTTTGACTGGGCCACCGACTGGAATGATCTGCTCAAGGTCGATCCGGAGATGCCAGTCGTTACTATCGACGCTGACGATGATGTCTGCATCTTCTACACCTCGGGGACGACCGGCTTTCCAAAAGGAGCGCGGCTGACTCACAGAGGCTGCGCAAACCATCTGCTCACTTACCAGTTTGTCTTCGCGAGTCAGAGCCGGGCAGCTGCGATATTGAATGGAGTTGAGCCTCCTGACCCATCCGATGCGAATGTGCCACAGCCTTGCGCAATACTCGCTACGCCTTTGTTCCACGTAACTGCCAATAATGGTCTGGCACACTCGCTTACCGCGAATGGTGGCAAATTGCTTCACATGTTCAAATGGGATGCAGGCGAAGCTCTGCGCTTAATCGAGCAAGAGAGAGTGACCAGCTTCAGCGGCGTGCCGACTATGGCCAGGGAGCTGGTCCAGCATCCCGATTTCTCGCGTTGCGACTTATCGTCGCTCTCGGGCATTGGTGGTGGTGGCGCGGCTGTGCCACCGGATCTGATCGAGAAAATCGATAACGTCGAGCACGCTACAACGACGATCGCGCCGTCGACAGGCTATGGCCTTACCGAGAGCAGCGGGGTCGTAGCAGCTGGGTCTGGGCCTTTCTTGGTCGCCAAACCCACGTCAACAGGGATTGCGCTTCCTGTTTGCGAGATGAAAACGATTGACAATACGGGGGCCGATCTGCCGACCGGCGAAGTTGGGGAAATCTGTATTTTCGGGGCACAAGTATTCAAGGGCTATCTAAACCGTCCTGACGCGACAGAGGAGACTATTGTCGACGGCTGGTTGCGAACTGGCGACATAGGGTTCATTGATGCTGACAATTATGTCCATCTGGTCGATAGAGCCAAAGACATGGTTTTGCGCGGTGGCGAAAACGTCTATTGCTCAGAAGTTGAGGCGGCAATCTACAGATTCCCCGATGTGTTAGAGTGCAGCGTTTTTTCGGTCCCCGATGAGCGGCTAGGTGAAGAAGTCGGCGCGGCTATATTCTTAGGGTCAAAAGCCGAAGCAGACGTTGACGAATTGCGGAGTTTTCTGAGCACCAAAATCGCCGCGTATAAGGTGCCGCGCTATATCTGGGTCATGGATACCCCGTTACCGCGTAACGCGAATGGAAAAATTGTAAGGCGCGAGCTTCAAAAGACGCTCGTAGTCGATCGCGCATATTAG
- a CDS encoding SDR family oxidoreductase: MKRIAITGAASGLGQALARKYASEGWSVCVADIQQEAGEQVAAELRQRHGTDCFFQQLDVTSEDQWRELVDVLQSRWLGLDALVNNAGVGVSGSIDSLLPMDFQWAVDINLMGVVKGCHFCVPLLKQSKGNLINIASLAGLIHLGNSSAYNVAKAGVVALSETLSHELYPDGVSVSVVCPSSFPSKLVNSMRSSNDEAGETAQRMMDQAPISAEDVAQMTYDQVIKGTHVIILGSRDKAIWRMKRYLPGIYSNFMKKTVHKLIAK; this comes from the coding sequence ATGAAGAGAATTGCTATCACCGGAGCTGCAAGCGGATTGGGACAAGCGCTAGCTCGCAAATATGCCTCTGAGGGCTGGTCTGTGTGTGTTGCAGACATTCAGCAAGAAGCTGGCGAACAGGTCGCCGCTGAATTGCGACAGCGGCACGGGACGGATTGTTTCTTCCAGCAACTCGATGTCACAAGCGAAGATCAATGGCGCGAACTTGTTGATGTCCTTCAAAGCCGATGGTTGGGGCTTGATGCGCTCGTCAACAATGCCGGTGTGGGGGTGAGCGGATCAATCGACAGTTTACTGCCTATGGACTTTCAGTGGGCAGTCGACATCAATCTGATGGGAGTCGTCAAAGGCTGCCATTTCTGTGTTCCCCTGCTGAAACAGTCCAAAGGCAACCTGATCAATATCGCTTCATTGGCCGGGCTCATTCATTTGGGCAATTCGTCCGCCTACAACGTCGCCAAGGCCGGTGTCGTTGCCTTGTCGGAAACGCTATCGCACGAACTGTACCCCGATGGTGTGTCAGTTTCTGTCGTTTGCCCTTCATCTTTCCCAAGTAAGCTGGTCAATTCGATGCGTTCCAGCAACGATGAAGCAGGGGAAACCGCGCAAAGGATGATGGACCAAGCACCAATCTCTGCTGAGGACGTTGCACAGATGACCTACGATCAGGTCATCAAGGGTACGCATGTGATCATCTTAGGTTCTCGCGACAAAGCAATCTGGCGGATGAAGCGCTACCTGCCCGGTATCTACTCGAACTTCATGAAGAAGACCGTTCACAAGTTGATCGCTAAATAG
- a CDS encoding AraC family transcriptional regulator, with translation MTENDLLGVAEYDILHIAGGFIMNSFNPIDPVGGVRENRVNRDVFLQLLELMERVRVTPEQLLRYARTKGLSAQGPTTPRDSVILLESAVELSGDPHLALKLGQRVGIESYGTLGFALMTCANLRESIDLTLRYGKVFFEPRWKVQDNDGDLVLWLELMVNSPERQRIATEIFFSQFSTIGSTLHRGKLDGAQVQFAFPAPANVGIFESTFDADLVFDAERSQIVLPTKVLDTPVRTANVSEHLVFNRQCEEMLSGLHAAEKTTADVRCLLMQSAGQFSDVGKIAYQLNMSERTLRRRLTTENTSFRLILDEIRNLLAKEYLARTELIVAEIAFLLDYEETASFRRAFIRWNGITPSEYRLHASGNLAA, from the coding sequence TTGACCGAAAATGACCTCTTGGGTGTGGCCGAATATGATATCCTGCATATCGCAGGAGGCTTCATCATGAATTCGTTCAATCCAATTGATCCGGTCGGAGGAGTGCGAGAAAACAGAGTAAATCGGGATGTCTTTCTGCAATTGCTGGAACTAATGGAGCGAGTTCGCGTCACCCCCGAGCAGCTGCTGAGATATGCTCGTACCAAGGGTCTCTCTGCGCAAGGGCCGACGACTCCAAGAGACTCGGTAATTCTACTGGAGAGTGCGGTCGAGCTGTCCGGAGACCCTCACCTTGCGCTGAAACTGGGGCAAAGAGTCGGAATTGAGAGTTATGGAACTCTTGGATTCGCATTGATGACCTGTGCGAACCTACGCGAGTCAATTGACCTAACTCTGAGGTATGGAAAAGTCTTCTTTGAGCCCAGGTGGAAGGTTCAAGACAATGATGGGGACTTGGTGCTTTGGCTAGAACTGATGGTCAATAGTCCCGAACGGCAGCGCATCGCGACCGAGATTTTCTTTTCACAATTCAGTACCATCGGGAGCACTTTGCACCGCGGCAAGCTCGACGGAGCCCAGGTCCAGTTTGCATTTCCAGCACCGGCAAATGTCGGAATATTCGAGAGCACCTTCGACGCCGATCTGGTGTTCGATGCTGAGAGAAGCCAGATCGTTTTGCCTACGAAAGTTCTCGACACACCTGTCAGGACTGCAAACGTATCAGAGCATCTTGTCTTCAATCGACAATGCGAAGAGATGCTTAGTGGTCTTCACGCTGCAGAGAAGACCACCGCTGACGTGAGATGTCTTCTCATGCAATCCGCGGGGCAATTTTCGGACGTTGGCAAAATTGCGTATCAACTCAACATGAGCGAACGGACGCTCCGACGACGGCTCACAACCGAAAACACTAGCTTCCGCCTCATTCTTGACGAGATCCGAAATCTGCTCGCCAAAGAGTACTTGGCCAGAACCGAACTTATAGTCGCCGAAATCGCGTTTCTACTCGATTACGAAGAGACAGCGAGTTTCCGCAGAGCTTTCATTCGCTGGAACGGGATCACGCCGAGCGAGTATCGCCTTCACGCTAGCGGGAATCTCGCTGCCTGA
- a CDS encoding peptidyl-prolyl cis-trans isomerase produces the protein MTKFNKPWFHFLVLGAALFLFRVALFPEPKSVVGPLSEARIAALMAQWNVENGQQMMSDQRAGLIAAELDRDMLFQHALEMDLHLEDGIVFQRLIRNMNFLGLADGQSETELFERAIDLRLHLGDEVIKRRLIQRVEEQLLAQSLPPEPTTAEIETAFEQRSDELRHPPRYSFEHVFFPEGQPGAARAAIARIGAQDLGIDAARRLGFPFLLGQSFTLQDPNQLARNFGRDFAQALIQSDPQAEHWVGPVQSIYGTHYIWINAVEPGREASLVEVQSRLITDLQYAARAEALHCAVLALRKDYDVRGLAATELNRGSGESCP, from the coding sequence ATGACGAAGTTCAATAAGCCGTGGTTCCACTTCCTTGTGCTGGGGGCGGCCCTCTTTCTATTTCGTGTCGCATTGTTTCCCGAGCCTAAATCGGTGGTTGGGCCGTTGAGCGAAGCCCGTATCGCTGCGTTAATGGCGCAATGGAACGTCGAAAATGGCCAACAAATGATGTCGGACCAGAGGGCCGGCCTGATCGCGGCGGAACTCGATAGAGACATGCTTTTCCAGCATGCGCTTGAAATGGACCTCCATCTCGAAGACGGAATCGTCTTTCAGAGGCTGATCCGCAATATGAACTTTCTGGGGCTGGCCGACGGGCAATCAGAAACAGAATTGTTCGAACGGGCTATCGACCTGCGCCTTCACCTGGGAGACGAAGTCATCAAGCGCAGGTTGATCCAAAGGGTTGAGGAACAGCTTTTGGCACAAAGCCTGCCGCCCGAACCTACCACTGCGGAGATTGAGACGGCGTTTGAGCAGAGATCAGACGAGCTCCGTCACCCTCCACGCTATAGTTTTGAGCACGTCTTCTTCCCGGAAGGTCAGCCGGGCGCGGCCAGAGCCGCAATTGCCAGGATAGGAGCACAAGATCTCGGAATTGACGCCGCCCGTAGGTTGGGCTTTCCGTTCCTGCTTGGCCAGTCATTTACGCTCCAAGACCCCAATCAACTGGCGCGAAACTTCGGTAGAGATTTTGCCCAAGCTCTGATTCAATCCGACCCTCAGGCAGAGCATTGGGTGGGTCCTGTCCAGTCAATTTATGGCACACACTACATCTGGATAAATGCAGTCGAGCCCGGTCGCGAAGCCAGTTTGGTGGAAGTGCAAAGCAGGCTCATAACCGACCTTCAATACGCAGCGCGTGCTGAGGCGCTCCACTGTGCGGTGCTCGCATTGCGTAAAGATTATGACGTGCGCGGATTGGCTGCGACAGAATTGAACAGGGGTTCGGGGGAGAGTTGCCCATGA
- a CDS encoding HupE/UreJ family protein, with amino-acid sequence MKLTLHLLVGLLVMLFVVDPASAHRFAPSLLEAEEITPQTYRIVWKTPSQATSATPLQPVFPDACELDGEALTVQEGTGLVSTLTLNCEALGTTGLVGQSIGVSGLAENQTTAMVMLSLQDGRHYQSTLTVEEPDYLVPHSPSIGAVLVDYSWLGMEHIWGGLDHLLFVTGLLLLVGGGMRLLWTITAFTVGHSITLIAVTLGAIEYPVSLIEFIIALSIFVVALELSRTIGQNADEREDGTRGLIRRHPWWLAGGFGLLHGMGFAGALTEIGLPQDNIPLALLSFNVGIEVGQVIFVAALLAAWRVIGRITDLNVDRFAPLPIYVLGALSAMWCVERGIEVLS; translated from the coding sequence ATGAAGCTTACTCTGCACCTTCTTGTCGGTCTGCTTGTGATGCTGTTTGTGGTCGATCCGGCTAGTGCCCATCGCTTTGCCCCCTCGCTTCTCGAAGCAGAAGAGATCACACCGCAAACCTATAGGATTGTCTGGAAGACGCCTTCACAAGCGACGAGTGCCACGCCCTTGCAGCCGGTTTTTCCGGATGCTTGCGAACTGGATGGCGAAGCGCTCACTGTTCAGGAGGGCACGGGCCTCGTTTCGACCTTGACGCTCAACTGCGAGGCGCTGGGGACGACGGGTCTGGTCGGTCAGTCAATAGGTGTGAGCGGATTGGCTGAAAACCAGACCACTGCGATGGTTATGCTGAGCCTTCAAGACGGGCGTCATTACCAAAGCACGCTGACCGTCGAAGAGCCTGATTATCTTGTGCCTCATTCACCTAGCATTGGCGCAGTCTTGGTCGACTATTCGTGGTTAGGTATGGAACACATCTGGGGTGGTCTCGATCACTTGCTATTCGTCACCGGGCTGCTGCTCCTGGTGGGAGGCGGCATGCGTCTTCTTTGGACCATCACGGCATTTACCGTCGGTCACTCAATCACATTGATCGCGGTTACTTTGGGGGCAATCGAATATCCCGTTTCGCTGATCGAGTTCATTATCGCACTCAGCATTTTCGTCGTGGCATTGGAACTCTCAAGAACGATTGGACAGAATGCAGATGAAAGAGAGGACGGCACGCGGGGTCTGATCAGGCGTCATCCTTGGTGGTTGGCGGGCGGGTTTGGTTTGCTGCATGGAATGGGCTTTGCCGGAGCCTTGACCGAGATTGGCTTGCCACAAGACAACATTCCGCTTGCGTTGCTCTCGTTCAACGTTGGCATTGAAGTTGGCCAGGTAATATTCGTCGCAGCGCTCTTGGCGGCATGGAGGGTGATCGGGCGAATAACAGACTTAAATGTCGACCGGTTCGCGCCTCTTCCAATCTACGTATTGGGCGCTCTTTCAGCCATGTGGTGTGTCGAACGCGGCATAGAAGTGCTCAGCTAA
- a CDS encoding SDR family oxidoreductase, with translation MQPYQHLSRSIAGHVAIVTGAASGMGRATAHLFASEGAHVAVTDLEQAKCDAVAAEIAKAGYSGSALPLALNVMDEAAIESGVAKVVEHFGGLDIVINNAGFSLHAKIEDDQYPDYWDKSINGLLTAHQRMIRAAMPHLRTSECPRIVNIASTEGIGATPTNSPYVAAKHGVIGLTRGMAVDLGRDGITVNCICPGPIRTGITDGIPEEHKEIFAKRRVPLRRYGNPEEVAHITLSLVLPAASYLNGAVIPVDGGMTIKNA, from the coding sequence ATGCAACCCTACCAACACCTCAGCCGCTCAATCGCGGGTCACGTCGCAATCGTCACAGGGGCCGCCAGTGGAATGGGCCGGGCGACGGCTCATCTTTTCGCTTCCGAAGGCGCGCATGTGGCAGTGACAGACCTTGAACAAGCCAAATGCGATGCGGTGGCGGCAGAGATTGCAAAGGCTGGTTATTCGGGTTCTGCTCTACCTCTGGCGCTCAACGTGATGGATGAGGCCGCGATTGAGAGCGGTGTTGCTAAGGTCGTGGAGCATTTTGGCGGGCTCGACATTGTCATCAACAATGCGGGCTTTTCGCTCCACGCCAAGATTGAGGATGACCAATACCCCGATTATTGGGACAAGAGCATCAACGGCCTGCTTACCGCGCATCAACGCATGATCCGCGCTGCGATGCCGCATTTGCGCACAAGCGAATGCCCAAGGATCGTCAATATTGCCTCTACCGAAGGAATTGGCGCAACGCCCACAAACTCACCCTATGTCGCAGCCAAGCACGGTGTGATTGGACTAACGCGCGGGATGGCGGTCGATCTTGGCCGCGATGGGATTACCGTCAATTGCATCTGCCCCGGCCCAATTCGCACCGGCATCACCGATGGCATCCCCGAAGAGCACAAAGAAATCTTCGCGAAACGCCGCGTGCCTCTGCGTCGATACGGCAACCCAGAGGAAGTCGCGCACATAACCCTATCGCTGGTCCTACCCGCCGCGAGCTACCTCAACGGAGCCGTGATTCCGGTCGATGGAGGGATGACGATAAAGAATGCGTGA
- a CDS encoding DsbA family protein, whose translation MTASLEFFYDLSSPWTRMAFRNIGPIIEETGTSIEWRPFLVGGVFNAVNEEVYQSRANPDAPKYRHSLTWLKEWSQLAGVAMNFPSEHHPVRSVIAMRACCALEENEDQLLRFSEAAFDGYFRDQRNLDDPAVIAAIANECGLDGEALLAKATEQATKDRLRQSTEEAIARGAFGSPTIFVNRTKLYFGNDQLPLVRQAIEAG comes from the coding sequence ATGACCGCAAGCCTCGAATTCTTTTACGACCTTTCTTCGCCATGGACTCGAATGGCCTTTCGAAACATTGGGCCAATCATCGAAGAAACAGGGACAAGCATCGAATGGCGCCCCTTTCTCGTTGGCGGCGTATTCAATGCGGTGAACGAAGAGGTTTATCAAAGCCGCGCGAACCCCGATGCACCTAAGTATCGTCACAGTCTTACTTGGCTCAAAGAATGGTCCCAGCTCGCTGGGGTTGCGATGAATTTTCCTTCTGAGCATCATCCAGTTCGCTCAGTCATCGCCATGCGCGCATGTTGCGCTCTCGAAGAGAACGAAGATCAGCTTTTGCGATTCTCAGAGGCTGCGTTTGACGGGTATTTCCGCGATCAACGCAATCTCGACGATCCGGCTGTGATCGCTGCTATCGCCAATGAGTGCGGATTGGATGGTGAGGCGCTGCTGGCCAAAGCCACTGAGCAGGCCACAAAGGACCGGCTGCGACAAAGCACCGAAGAAGCGATTGCCAGAGGTGCCTTTGGCTCACCGACAATCTTTGTGAACCGGACCAAGCTGTACTTTGGAAACGACCAATTGCCACTTGTAAGGCAAGCGATTGAAGCTGGTTAG
- a CDS encoding glutathione binding-like protein: MIDLYFAPTPNGWKISVMLEESGLPYTTKMVNIGAGEQFTPEFLAISPNNRIPAIVDHAPDGGGEPLSVFESGAILLYLAEKSGTLLPKDSAGRTAALEWLFWQMGGLGPMMGQHGHFKLYAPERIAYATERYSREVERLFGVLDRRLTEHSYLAGGEFSIADIAVFPWIQTYRAQEIDLASYAHVSRWYEELKQRPGLRRGMSVGRSALRRSPQDDPQANKILFGNETKS; this comes from the coding sequence ATGATCGATCTGTATTTCGCGCCAACGCCCAATGGCTGGAAAATCTCGGTCATGCTCGAAGAGAGCGGCCTTCCTTACACCACCAAGATGGTCAATATCGGGGCGGGTGAGCAGTTCACTCCCGAATTCCTCGCGATCAGCCCGAACAACCGGATCCCGGCCATAGTAGATCACGCGCCTGATGGAGGAGGCGAGCCGCTCTCAGTGTTCGAAAGCGGGGCGATCTTGCTTTACCTCGCCGAAAAATCAGGAACCTTGCTACCAAAGGATAGTGCGGGACGAACAGCGGCGCTGGAGTGGCTTTTCTGGCAAATGGGCGGGCTCGGACCAATGATGGGTCAGCACGGGCACTTCAAACTCTACGCCCCTGAACGGATTGCCTACGCGACGGAGCGTTATAGCCGCGAAGTGGAGCGCTTGTTCGGGGTGCTGGACCGGCGGCTCACCGAGCACTCCTATCTTGCTGGCGGCGAATTCAGCATAGCCGATATTGCTGTCTTCCCATGGATCCAAACCTATCGGGCGCAGGAAATCGATCTCGCAAGCTATGCGCATGTCTCGCGCTGGTATGAAGAACTCAAGCAACGCCCCGGGTTGCGCCGCGGCATGTCGGTGGGGCGGAGCGCGCTGAGGCGCAGCCCGCAAGACGACCCGCAAGCAAACAAGATCCTCTTTGGCAACGAGACCAAGTCATGA